Proteins encoded by one window of Macaca fascicularis isolate 582-1 chromosome 10, T2T-MFA8v1.1:
- the SALL4 gene encoding sal-like protein 4 isoform X1, which translates to MSRRKQAKPQHINSEEDQGEQQPQQPTPEFADAAPAAPAAGELGAPVNHPGNDEVASEDEATVKRLRREETHVCEKCCAEFFSVSEFLEHKKNCTKNPPVLIMNDSEGPVPSEDFSRAVLSHQPASPSSKDGHRENGGSSEDVKEKPGAESVVYLKTEAALPPTPQDISYLAKGKVANTNVTLQALRGTKVAVNQRSADALPAPVPGANSIPWVLEQILCLQQQQLQQIQLTEQIRIQVNMWASHALHSSGAGADTLKTLGSHMSQQVSAAVALLSQKAGSQGLSLDALKQAKLPHANIPSATSSLSPGLAPFALKPDGTRVLPNVMSRLPSALLPQAPGSVLFQSPFSTVTLDTSKKGKGKPPNISAVDVKPKDEAVLYKHKCKYCSKVFGTDSSLQIHLRSHTGERPFVCSVCGHRFTTKGNLKVHFHRHPQVKANPQLFAEFQDKVAAGNGIPYALSVPDPIDESSLSLDSKPVLVTTSVGLPQNLSSGTNPKDLTGGPLPGDLQPGPSPESEGGPTLPGVGPNHNSPRAGGFQGSGTPEPGSETLKLQQLVENIDKATTDPNECLICHRVLSCQSSLKMHYRTHTGERPFQCKICGRAFSTKGNLKTHLGVHRTNTSIKTQHSCPICQKKFTNAVMLQQHIRMHMGGQIPNTPLPENPCDFPGSEPMTVGENGSIGATCHDDVIESIDLEEVSSQEAPSSSSKVPTPLPSIHSASPTLGFAMMASLDAPGKVGPAPFNLQRQGSRENGSVESDGLTNDSSSLMGDQEYQSRSPDILETTSFQALSPANSQAESIKSKSPDAGSKAESSENSRTEMEGRSSLPSTFIRAQPTYVKVEVPGTFVGPSTLSPGMTPLLAAQPRRQAKQHGCTRCGKNFSSASALQIHERTHTGEKPFVCNICGRAFTTKGNLKVHYMTHGANNNSARRGRKLAIENTMALLGTDGKRVSEIFPKEILAPSVNVDPVVWNQYTSMLNGGLAVKTNEISVIQSGGVPTLPVSLGATSVVSNATVSKMDGSQSSISADVEKPSATDGVPKHQFPHFLEENKIAVS; encoded by the exons ATGTCGAGGCGCAAGCAGGCGAAACCCCAGCACATCAACTCGGAGGAGGACCAGGGCGAGCAGCAGCCGCAGCAGCCGACCCCGGAGTTTGCAGATGCGGCCCCAGCGGCGCCCGCGGCGGGGGAGCTGG GTGCTCCAGTGAACCACCCGGGGAATGACGAGGTGGCAAGTGAGGACGAAGCCACAGTAAAGCGGCTTCGTCGGGAGGAGACACACGTCTGTGAGAAATGCTGTGCAGAGTTCTTCAGCGTCTCTGAGTTCCTGGAACATAAGAAAAATTGCACTAAAAATCCACCTGTCCTCATCATGAATGACAGCGAGGGGCCGGTGCCTTCAGAAGACTTCTCCAGAGCTGTACTGAGCCACCAGCCTGCCAGCCCCAGCAGTAAGGACGGTCACAGGGAGAATGGCGGCAGCTCAGAGGACGTGAAGGAGAAGCCGGGCGCGGAGTCTGTGGTGTACCTAAAGACAGAGGCAGCCCTGCCGCCCACCCCCCAGGACATAAGCTATTTAGCCAAAGGCAAAGTGGCCAACACTAACGTGACCTTGCAGGCACTGCGGGGCACCAAGGTGGCGGTGAATCAGCGGAGCGCGGATGCACTCCCTGCCCCCGTGCCTGGCGCCAACAGCATCCCGTGGGTCCTCGAGCAGATCTTGtgtctgcagcagcagcagctacagCAGATCCAGCTCACCGAGCAGATCCGCATCCAGGTGAACATGTGGGCCTCCCACGCCCTCCACTCGAGTGGGGCAGGGGCTGACACTCTGAAGACCTTGGGCAGCCACATGTCTCAGCAGGTTTCTGCAGCTGTGGCTTTGCTCAGCCAGAAAGCTGGAAGCCAAGGTCTGTCTCTGGATGCCTTGAAACAAGCCAAGCTACCTCATGCCAACATCCCTTCTGCCACCAGCTCCCTGTCCCCAGGGCTGGCGCCCTTCGCTCTGAAGCCGGATGGGACCCGGGTACTCCCGAACGTCATGTCCCGCCTCCCGAGTGCTTTGCTTCCTCAGGCCCCGGGCTCGGTGCTCTTCCAGAGCCCTTTCTCCACTGTGACGCTAGACACATccaagaaagggaaggggaagccCCCGAACATCTCCGCGGTGGATGTCAAACCCAAAGATGAGGCGGTCCTCTACAAGCACAAGTGTAAGTACTGTAGCAAGGTTTTTGGGACTGATAGCTCCTTGCAGATCCACCTCCGCTCCCACACTGGAGAGAGACCCTTCGTGTGCTCTGTCTGTGGTCATCGCTTCACCACCAAGGGCAACCTCAAGGTGCACTTTCACCGACATCCCCAGGTGAAGGCAAACCCCCAGCTGTTTGCCGAGTTCCAGGACAAAGTGGCGGCTGGCAATGGCATCCCCTATGCACTCTCTGTACCTGACCCCATAGATGAATCGAGTCTTTCCTTAGACAGCAAACCTGTCCTTGTAACCACCTCTGTAGGGCTACCTCAGAATCTCTCTTCGGGGACTAATCCCAAGGACCTCACGGGTGGCCCCTTGCCCGGTGACCTGCAGCCTGGGCCTTCTCCAGAAAGTGAGGGTGGACCCACACTCCCTGGGGTGGGACCAAACCATAATTCCCCAAGGGCTGGTGGCTTCCAAGGGAGTGGGACCCCTGAGCCAGGGTCAGAGACTCTGAAATTGCAGCAGCTGGTGGAGAACATTGACAAGGCCACCACTGATCCCAACGAATGTCTCATTTGCCACCGAGTCTTAAGCTGCCAGAGCTCCCTCAAGATGCATTATCGCACCCACACCGGGGAGAGACCGTTCCAGTGTAAGATCTGTGGCCGAGCTTTTTCTACCAAAGGTAACCTGAAGACACACCTCGGGGTTCACCGAACCAACACGTCCATTAAGACGCAGCATTCATGCCCCATCTGCCAGAAGAAGTTCACCAACGCCGTGATGCTGCAGCAGCATATTCGGATGCACATGGGCGGTCAGATTCCCAACACGCCCCTGCCAGAGAATCCCTGTGACTTTCCGGGTTCTGAGCCAATGACGGTGGGTGAGAACGGCAGCATCGGCGCCACTTGCCATGATGATGTCATCGAAAGCATCGATTTAGAGGAAGTCAGCTCCCAGGAGGCTCCCAGCAGCTCCTCGAAGGTCCCCACGCCTCTTCCCAGCATCCACTCGGCATCACCCACGCTAGGGTTTGCCATGATGGCTTCCTTAGATGCCCCAGGGAAAGTGGGTCCTGCCCCTTTTAACCTGCAGCGCCAGGGCAGCAGAGAAAATGGTTCCGTGGAGAGCGACGGCTTGACCAACGACTCGTCCTCGCTGATGGGAGACCAGGAGTATCAGAGCCGAAGCCCAGACATCCTGGAAACCACATCCTTCCAGGCACTCTCCCCGGCCAATAGTCAAGCCGAAAGCATCAAGTCAAAGTCTCCCGATGCTGGGAGCAAAGCAGAGAGCTCCGAGAACAGCCGCACTGAGATGGAAG GTCGGAGCAGTCTCCCTTCCACGTTTATCCGAGCCCAGCCAACCTATGTCAAGGTTGAAGTTCCTGGCACGTTTGTGGGACCCTCAACATTGTCCCCAGGGATGACCCCTTTGTTAGCAGCCCAGCCACGCCGACAGGCCAAGCAACATGGCTGCACACGGTGTGGGAAGAACTTCTCGTCTGCTAGCGCTCTTCAGATCCACGAgcggactcacactggagagaagccttttGTGTGCAACATTTGTGGGCGAGCTTTTACCACCAAAGGCAACTTAAAG GTTCACTACATGACACACGGGGCGAACAATAACTCAGCCCGCCGTGGAAGGAAGCTGGCCATCGAGAACACCATGGCTCTGTTAGGTACGGACGGAAAAAGAGTCTCAGAAATCTTTCCCAAGGAAATCCTGGCCCCTTCGGTGAATGTGGACCCTGTGGTGTGGAACCAGTATACCAGCATGCTCAATGGCGGTCTGGCTGTGAAGACCAATGAGATCTCTGTGATCCAGAGTGGAGGGGTTCCTACCCTCCCTGTTTCCTTGGGGGCCACCTCCGTTGTGAGTAACGCCACTGTCTCCAAGATGGATGGCTCCCAGTCGAGTATCAGTGCCGATGTGGAAAAACCAAGTGCTACTGACGGCGTTCCCAAACACCAGTTTCCTCacttcctagaagaaaacaagatTGCGGTCAGCTAA
- the SALL4 gene encoding sal-like protein 4 isoform X2 gives MTGVSHCTQPCAPVNHPGNDEVASEDEATVKRLRREETHVCEKCCAEFFSVSEFLEHKKNCTKNPPVLIMNDSEGPVPSEDFSRAVLSHQPASPSSKDGHRENGGSSEDVKEKPGAESVVYLKTEAALPPTPQDISYLAKGKVANTNVTLQALRGTKVAVNQRSADALPAPVPGANSIPWVLEQILCLQQQQLQQIQLTEQIRIQVNMWASHALHSSGAGADTLKTLGSHMSQQVSAAVALLSQKAGSQGLSLDALKQAKLPHANIPSATSSLSPGLAPFALKPDGTRVLPNVMSRLPSALLPQAPGSVLFQSPFSTVTLDTSKKGKGKPPNISAVDVKPKDEAVLYKHKCKYCSKVFGTDSSLQIHLRSHTGERPFVCSVCGHRFTTKGNLKVHFHRHPQVKANPQLFAEFQDKVAAGNGIPYALSVPDPIDESSLSLDSKPVLVTTSVGLPQNLSSGTNPKDLTGGPLPGDLQPGPSPESEGGPTLPGVGPNHNSPRAGGFQGSGTPEPGSETLKLQQLVENIDKATTDPNECLICHRVLSCQSSLKMHYRTHTGERPFQCKICGRAFSTKGNLKTHLGVHRTNTSIKTQHSCPICQKKFTNAVMLQQHIRMHMGGQIPNTPLPENPCDFPGSEPMTVGENGSIGATCHDDVIESIDLEEVSSQEAPSSSSKVPTPLPSIHSASPTLGFAMMASLDAPGKVGPAPFNLQRQGSRENGSVESDGLTNDSSSLMGDQEYQSRSPDILETTSFQALSPANSQAESIKSKSPDAGSKAESSENSRTEMEGRSSLPSTFIRAQPTYVKVEVPGTFVGPSTLSPGMTPLLAAQPRRQAKQHGCTRCGKNFSSASALQIHERTHTGEKPFVCNICGRAFTTKGNLKVHYMTHGANNNSARRGRKLAIENTMALLGTDGKRVSEIFPKEILAPSVNVDPVVWNQYTSMLNGGLAVKTNEISVIQSGGVPTLPVSLGATSVVSNATVSKMDGSQSSISADVEKPSATDGVPKHQFPHFLEENKIAVS, from the exons atgactggtgtgagccactgcacccagccat GTGCTCCAGTGAACCACCCGGGGAATGACGAGGTGGCAAGTGAGGACGAAGCCACAGTAAAGCGGCTTCGTCGGGAGGAGACACACGTCTGTGAGAAATGCTGTGCAGAGTTCTTCAGCGTCTCTGAGTTCCTGGAACATAAGAAAAATTGCACTAAAAATCCACCTGTCCTCATCATGAATGACAGCGAGGGGCCGGTGCCTTCAGAAGACTTCTCCAGAGCTGTACTGAGCCACCAGCCTGCCAGCCCCAGCAGTAAGGACGGTCACAGGGAGAATGGCGGCAGCTCAGAGGACGTGAAGGAGAAGCCGGGCGCGGAGTCTGTGGTGTACCTAAAGACAGAGGCAGCCCTGCCGCCCACCCCCCAGGACATAAGCTATTTAGCCAAAGGCAAAGTGGCCAACACTAACGTGACCTTGCAGGCACTGCGGGGCACCAAGGTGGCGGTGAATCAGCGGAGCGCGGATGCACTCCCTGCCCCCGTGCCTGGCGCCAACAGCATCCCGTGGGTCCTCGAGCAGATCTTGtgtctgcagcagcagcagctacagCAGATCCAGCTCACCGAGCAGATCCGCATCCAGGTGAACATGTGGGCCTCCCACGCCCTCCACTCGAGTGGGGCAGGGGCTGACACTCTGAAGACCTTGGGCAGCCACATGTCTCAGCAGGTTTCTGCAGCTGTGGCTTTGCTCAGCCAGAAAGCTGGAAGCCAAGGTCTGTCTCTGGATGCCTTGAAACAAGCCAAGCTACCTCATGCCAACATCCCTTCTGCCACCAGCTCCCTGTCCCCAGGGCTGGCGCCCTTCGCTCTGAAGCCGGATGGGACCCGGGTACTCCCGAACGTCATGTCCCGCCTCCCGAGTGCTTTGCTTCCTCAGGCCCCGGGCTCGGTGCTCTTCCAGAGCCCTTTCTCCACTGTGACGCTAGACACATccaagaaagggaaggggaagccCCCGAACATCTCCGCGGTGGATGTCAAACCCAAAGATGAGGCGGTCCTCTACAAGCACAAGTGTAAGTACTGTAGCAAGGTTTTTGGGACTGATAGCTCCTTGCAGATCCACCTCCGCTCCCACACTGGAGAGAGACCCTTCGTGTGCTCTGTCTGTGGTCATCGCTTCACCACCAAGGGCAACCTCAAGGTGCACTTTCACCGACATCCCCAGGTGAAGGCAAACCCCCAGCTGTTTGCCGAGTTCCAGGACAAAGTGGCGGCTGGCAATGGCATCCCCTATGCACTCTCTGTACCTGACCCCATAGATGAATCGAGTCTTTCCTTAGACAGCAAACCTGTCCTTGTAACCACCTCTGTAGGGCTACCTCAGAATCTCTCTTCGGGGACTAATCCCAAGGACCTCACGGGTGGCCCCTTGCCCGGTGACCTGCAGCCTGGGCCTTCTCCAGAAAGTGAGGGTGGACCCACACTCCCTGGGGTGGGACCAAACCATAATTCCCCAAGGGCTGGTGGCTTCCAAGGGAGTGGGACCCCTGAGCCAGGGTCAGAGACTCTGAAATTGCAGCAGCTGGTGGAGAACATTGACAAGGCCACCACTGATCCCAACGAATGTCTCATTTGCCACCGAGTCTTAAGCTGCCAGAGCTCCCTCAAGATGCATTATCGCACCCACACCGGGGAGAGACCGTTCCAGTGTAAGATCTGTGGCCGAGCTTTTTCTACCAAAGGTAACCTGAAGACACACCTCGGGGTTCACCGAACCAACACGTCCATTAAGACGCAGCATTCATGCCCCATCTGCCAGAAGAAGTTCACCAACGCCGTGATGCTGCAGCAGCATATTCGGATGCACATGGGCGGTCAGATTCCCAACACGCCCCTGCCAGAGAATCCCTGTGACTTTCCGGGTTCTGAGCCAATGACGGTGGGTGAGAACGGCAGCATCGGCGCCACTTGCCATGATGATGTCATCGAAAGCATCGATTTAGAGGAAGTCAGCTCCCAGGAGGCTCCCAGCAGCTCCTCGAAGGTCCCCACGCCTCTTCCCAGCATCCACTCGGCATCACCCACGCTAGGGTTTGCCATGATGGCTTCCTTAGATGCCCCAGGGAAAGTGGGTCCTGCCCCTTTTAACCTGCAGCGCCAGGGCAGCAGAGAAAATGGTTCCGTGGAGAGCGACGGCTTGACCAACGACTCGTCCTCGCTGATGGGAGACCAGGAGTATCAGAGCCGAAGCCCAGACATCCTGGAAACCACATCCTTCCAGGCACTCTCCCCGGCCAATAGTCAAGCCGAAAGCATCAAGTCAAAGTCTCCCGATGCTGGGAGCAAAGCAGAGAGCTCCGAGAACAGCCGCACTGAGATGGAAG GTCGGAGCAGTCTCCCTTCCACGTTTATCCGAGCCCAGCCAACCTATGTCAAGGTTGAAGTTCCTGGCACGTTTGTGGGACCCTCAACATTGTCCCCAGGGATGACCCCTTTGTTAGCAGCCCAGCCACGCCGACAGGCCAAGCAACATGGCTGCACACGGTGTGGGAAGAACTTCTCGTCTGCTAGCGCTCTTCAGATCCACGAgcggactcacactggagagaagccttttGTGTGCAACATTTGTGGGCGAGCTTTTACCACCAAAGGCAACTTAAAG GTTCACTACATGACACACGGGGCGAACAATAACTCAGCCCGCCGTGGAAGGAAGCTGGCCATCGAGAACACCATGGCTCTGTTAGGTACGGACGGAAAAAGAGTCTCAGAAATCTTTCCCAAGGAAATCCTGGCCCCTTCGGTGAATGTGGACCCTGTGGTGTGGAACCAGTATACCAGCATGCTCAATGGCGGTCTGGCTGTGAAGACCAATGAGATCTCTGTGATCCAGAGTGGAGGGGTTCCTACCCTCCCTGTTTCCTTGGGGGCCACCTCCGTTGTGAGTAACGCCACTGTCTCCAAGATGGATGGCTCCCAGTCGAGTATCAGTGCCGATGTGGAAAAACCAAGTGCTACTGACGGCGTTCCCAAACACCAGTTTCCTCacttcctagaagaaaacaagatTGCGGTCAGCTAA
- the SALL4 gene encoding sal-like protein 4 isoform X3 produces MSRRKQAKPQHINSEEDQGEQQPQQPTPEFADAAPAAPAAGELGAPVNHPGNDEVASEDEATVKRLRREETHVCEKCCAEFFSVSEFLEHKKNCTKNPPVLIMNDSEGPVPSEDFSRAVLSHQPASPSSKDGHRENGGSSEDVKEKPGAESVVYLKTEAALPPTPQDISYLAKGKVANTNVTLQALRGTKVAVNQRSADALPAPVPGANSIPWVLEQILCLQQQQLQQIQLTEQIRIQVNMWASHALHSSGAGADTLKTLGSHMSQQVSAAVALLSQKAGSQGLSLDALKQAKLPHANIPSATSSLSPGLAPFALKPDGTRVLPNVMSRLPSALLPQAPGSVLFQSPFSTVTLDTSKKGKGKPPNISAVDVKPKDEAVLYKHKCRSSLPSTFIRAQPTYVKVEVPGTFVGPSTLSPGMTPLLAAQPRRQAKQHGCTRCGKNFSSASALQIHERTHTGEKPFVCNICGRAFTTKGNLKVHYMTHGANNNSARRGRKLAIENTMALLGTDGKRVSEIFPKEILAPSVNVDPVVWNQYTSMLNGGLAVKTNEISVIQSGGVPTLPVSLGATSVVSNATVSKMDGSQSSISADVEKPSATDGVPKHQFPHFLEENKIAVS; encoded by the exons ATGTCGAGGCGCAAGCAGGCGAAACCCCAGCACATCAACTCGGAGGAGGACCAGGGCGAGCAGCAGCCGCAGCAGCCGACCCCGGAGTTTGCAGATGCGGCCCCAGCGGCGCCCGCGGCGGGGGAGCTGG GTGCTCCAGTGAACCACCCGGGGAATGACGAGGTGGCAAGTGAGGACGAAGCCACAGTAAAGCGGCTTCGTCGGGAGGAGACACACGTCTGTGAGAAATGCTGTGCAGAGTTCTTCAGCGTCTCTGAGTTCCTGGAACATAAGAAAAATTGCACTAAAAATCCACCTGTCCTCATCATGAATGACAGCGAGGGGCCGGTGCCTTCAGAAGACTTCTCCAGAGCTGTACTGAGCCACCAGCCTGCCAGCCCCAGCAGTAAGGACGGTCACAGGGAGAATGGCGGCAGCTCAGAGGACGTGAAGGAGAAGCCGGGCGCGGAGTCTGTGGTGTACCTAAAGACAGAGGCAGCCCTGCCGCCCACCCCCCAGGACATAAGCTATTTAGCCAAAGGCAAAGTGGCCAACACTAACGTGACCTTGCAGGCACTGCGGGGCACCAAGGTGGCGGTGAATCAGCGGAGCGCGGATGCACTCCCTGCCCCCGTGCCTGGCGCCAACAGCATCCCGTGGGTCCTCGAGCAGATCTTGtgtctgcagcagcagcagctacagCAGATCCAGCTCACCGAGCAGATCCGCATCCAGGTGAACATGTGGGCCTCCCACGCCCTCCACTCGAGTGGGGCAGGGGCTGACACTCTGAAGACCTTGGGCAGCCACATGTCTCAGCAGGTTTCTGCAGCTGTGGCTTTGCTCAGCCAGAAAGCTGGAAGCCAAGGTCTGTCTCTGGATGCCTTGAAACAAGCCAAGCTACCTCATGCCAACATCCCTTCTGCCACCAGCTCCCTGTCCCCAGGGCTGGCGCCCTTCGCTCTGAAGCCGGATGGGACCCGGGTACTCCCGAACGTCATGTCCCGCCTCCCGAGTGCTTTGCTTCCTCAGGCCCCGGGCTCGGTGCTCTTCCAGAGCCCTTTCTCCACTGTGACGCTAGACACATccaagaaagggaaggggaagccCCCGAACATCTCCGCGGTGGATGTCAAACCCAAAGATGAGGCGGTCCTCTACAAGCACAAGT GTCGGAGCAGTCTCCCTTCCACGTTTATCCGAGCCCAGCCAACCTATGTCAAGGTTGAAGTTCCTGGCACGTTTGTGGGACCCTCAACATTGTCCCCAGGGATGACCCCTTTGTTAGCAGCCCAGCCACGCCGACAGGCCAAGCAACATGGCTGCACACGGTGTGGGAAGAACTTCTCGTCTGCTAGCGCTCTTCAGATCCACGAgcggactcacactggagagaagccttttGTGTGCAACATTTGTGGGCGAGCTTTTACCACCAAAGGCAACTTAAAG GTTCACTACATGACACACGGGGCGAACAATAACTCAGCCCGCCGTGGAAGGAAGCTGGCCATCGAGAACACCATGGCTCTGTTAGGTACGGACGGAAAAAGAGTCTCAGAAATCTTTCCCAAGGAAATCCTGGCCCCTTCGGTGAATGTGGACCCTGTGGTGTGGAACCAGTATACCAGCATGCTCAATGGCGGTCTGGCTGTGAAGACCAATGAGATCTCTGTGATCCAGAGTGGAGGGGTTCCTACCCTCCCTGTTTCCTTGGGGGCCACCTCCGTTGTGAGTAACGCCACTGTCTCCAAGATGGATGGCTCCCAGTCGAGTATCAGTGCCGATGTGGAAAAACCAAGTGCTACTGACGGCGTTCCCAAACACCAGTTTCCTCacttcctagaagaaaacaagatTGCGGTCAGCTAA